The following are encoded in a window of Pseudoalteromonas sp. MM1 genomic DNA:
- a CDS encoding DUF1837 domain-containing protein, with product MELSIKDFDFLDSFDHLGEYFLDENKKNKLDLFSLRINANDFDYEKLQANLLEPLIDFSLSRAVKNEYQNKPAKLSREARSKFINYINNKGELGELLLYSFLESHLKAPKILSKLELKTSTSHYVNGADGVHFLKLKNGDYQIIFGESKTEAGIVKGITEAFKSIYHFKNEINEKGNKKSGLPYERSLISRQLGNETFSEDEKKFIKSIIYPSRNESFYVDDAFGIFIGYEMKIDDIDKKLPNSEFRNKIKLQIIKEVKSRFDHISNKIEEYNLFGHNFYIYFLPITNLNESRLQIQQEITK from the coding sequence ATGGAATTAAGTATAAAAGACTTTGATTTTCTAGATAGTTTTGATCATTTAGGGGAGTATTTCTTGGATGAAAATAAGAAAAATAAGCTTGATTTATTTTCACTTAGAATTAATGCTAATGATTTTGATTATGAAAAATTACAAGCAAATCTTTTAGAACCTTTAATAGATTTTTCACTCTCAAGAGCTGTTAAAAATGAGTATCAAAATAAACCAGCCAAATTGAGTAGAGAGGCTCGTAGTAAATTTATAAATTATATTAACAATAAAGGTGAATTGGGAGAGCTGTTGTTGTACAGCTTTTTAGAGTCTCATTTAAAAGCACCTAAAATATTGTCTAAATTAGAATTAAAAACTTCAACGAGCCATTATGTCAATGGGGCAGATGGAGTACATTTTCTAAAATTAAAAAATGGTGATTATCAAATTATTTTTGGTGAATCAAAAACTGAAGCGGGAATTGTTAAAGGCATTACTGAAGCTTTTAAATCAATTTACCACTTTAAAAATGAGATAAATGAAAAGGGAAATAAAAAAAGTGGGTTGCCTTATGAACGGTCTCTAATTTCTCGCCAACTAGGTAACGAAACATTCTCCGAAGATGAAAAGAAATTTATCAAATCAATAATTTATCCATCGCGAAATGAAAGTTTCTATGTAGATGATGCTTTTGGTATTTTCATTGGTTATGAAATGAAAATTGATGATATTGACAAAAAATTACCAAACTCAGAATTCAGAAATAAGATTAAGTTGCAAATAATAAAAGAAGTTAAAAGTCGATTCGATCATATTTCAAATAAAATTGAAGAATATAATCTTTTTGGACATAATTTTTATATTTATTTCTTACCAATAACTAATTTAAATGAAAGTAGGCTCCAGATTCAGCAGGAGATTACCAAATGA